The Vicia villosa cultivar HV-30 ecotype Madison, WI linkage group LG1, Vvil1.0, whole genome shotgun sequence genome includes a region encoding these proteins:
- the LOC131613446 gene encoding uncharacterized protein LOC131613446, whose product MPPKMPPKNRKYECGNDKRKKKKKIEELIQSQAGALDKFFIKEPQVSNGSHDVDHMNVEILDSVPIENDNVDSVPIENDSVDNVSIDDEVNNDVGNLEEVNDDDDDDDDDDVDYDIFDPRNWDRLQPKMQGRPDKLRGPV is encoded by the coding sequence ATGCCTCCTAAGATGCCTCCTAAGAATAGAAAGTATGAATGTGGAAATGATAAgcgtaagaaaaagaaaaaaattgaagagtTAATTCAATCTCAAGCGGGAGCTCttgataaattttttataaaagaaccACAAGTTTCAAATGGAAGTCACGATGTTGATCATATGAATGTTGAAATTCTTGATAGTGTGCCCATTGAAAATGATAATGTTGACAGTGTGCCTATTGAAAATGATAGTGTTGATAATGTGTCCATTGATGATGAAGTTAATAATGATGTTGGTAATCTTGAGgaagttaatgatgatgatgatgatgatgatgacgacgaTGTTGATTATGATATATTTGATCCAAGAAATTGGGATCGTCTTCAACCTAAAATGCAGGGCCGGCCCGATAAATTGAGAGGCCcagtttaa